The Neisseria sicca genome includes a window with the following:
- a CDS encoding RelA/SpoT family protein: MSNTRQTPEIPAAPLQESRAWFDAHTAGLPEPAQKLLQTALSLAETHYPADAVTPYGEPLLDHFLGAAQMVNEFDLLPDAVAATLLADIGRYVPDWNLLVSERCNSTVAELVKGVDEVQKLTHFARVDSLATPEERAQQAETMRKMLLAMVTDIRVVLIKLAMRTRTMQFLSEVPDSPEKRAVAKETLDIFAPLANRLGVWQLKWQLEDLGFRHQEPEKYREIALLLDEKRTERLEYIENFLNILRAELKKYNVHFEVAGRPKHIYSIYKKMVKKKLSFDGLFDIRAVRILVDTVPECYTTLGIVHSLWQPIPGEFDDYIANPKGNGYKSLHTVIVGPEDKGVEVQIRTFDMHQFNEFGVAAHWRYKEGGKGDSAYEQKIAWLRQLLDWRENMAESGKEDLAAAFKTELFNDTIYVLTPHGKVLSLPTGATPIDFAYALHSSIGDRCRGAKVEGQIVPLSTPLENGQRVEIITAKKGHPSVNWLYEGWVKSSKAISKIRAYIRQQNADTVREEGRVQLDKQLAKLTPKPNLQELAENLGYKKLDDLYTAVGQGEISNRAIQKACGTLNEPPPVPVSETTIVKQSKIKKGGKTGVLIDGEDGLMTTLAKCCKPAPPDDIVGFVTRERGISVHRKTCPSFQHLAEQAPEKVLDASWAALQEGQVFAVDVEIRAQDRSGLLRDVSDALARHKLNVTAVQTQSRDLEASMRFTLEVKQVNDLPRVLASLGDVKGVLSVTRL; encoded by the coding sequence ATGAGCAACACACGACAAACACCGGAAATCCCCGCCGCACCGCTGCAAGAATCCCGCGCGTGGTTTGACGCGCACACCGCCGGTTTGCCCGAACCTGCGCAAAAGCTGCTTCAGACGGCCTTGTCGCTGGCCGAGACGCATTATCCTGCCGATGCCGTCACGCCGTATGGTGAGCCGCTGCTCGACCATTTTCTCGGCGCGGCGCAGATGGTCAATGAATTCGACCTGCTCCCCGATGCCGTCGCCGCGACCCTGCTTGCCGACATCGGACGCTACGTCCCCGACTGGAATCTATTGGTTTCCGAACGCTGCAACAGTACTGTCGCCGAGCTGGTCAAAGGTGTGGACGAAGTGCAGAAGCTCACCCACTTCGCCCGTGTGGACAGCCTCGCTACGCCCGAAGAGCGCGCCCAGCAAGCCGAAACCATGCGTAAAATGCTGCTGGCGATGGTAACTGACATCCGCGTCGTGTTGATCAAGCTCGCCATGCGCACCCGCACCATGCAGTTTCTCAGCGAGGTTCCCGACAGCCCCGAAAAACGCGCCGTCGCCAAAGAAACCCTCGACATCTTCGCTCCGCTCGCCAACCGTTTGGGCGTGTGGCAACTTAAATGGCAGCTCGAAGACCTTGGCTTCCGCCATCAAGAACCCGAAAAATACCGCGAAATCGCGCTGCTTTTGGACGAAAAACGCACCGAACGCCTCGAATACATCGAAAACTTCCTCAACATCCTGCGCGCGGAGCTCAAAAAATACAACGTTCACTTCGAAGTAGCCGGTCGCCCGAAACACATCTACTCCATTTACAAAAAAATGGTGAAGAAAAAACTCAGCTTCGACGGCCTCTTTGACATCCGCGCCGTGCGGATTCTGGTCGATACCGTCCCCGAGTGTTACACCACGCTGGGTATCGTCCACAGCCTCTGGCAACCCATCCCGGGCGAGTTCGACGACTACATCGCCAACCCTAAAGGCAACGGCTATAAAAGTTTGCACACCGTCATCGTCGGCCCGGAAGACAAAGGCGTGGAAGTGCAAATCCGCACCTTCGATATGCACCAATTCAACGAATTCGGTGTCGCCGCCCACTGGCGTTACAAAGAGGGAGGCAAGGGCGATTCCGCCTACGAACAAAAAATCGCCTGGTTGCGCCAACTCTTGGACTGGCGCGAAAACATGGCGGAAAGTGGCAAGGAAGACCTTGCCGCCGCCTTCAAAACCGAGCTTTTCAACGACACGATTTACGTCCTGACCCCGCACGGCAAAGTCCTCTCCCTGCCCACGGGCGCAACCCCCATCGACTTCGCCTACGCCTTACACAGCAGCATCGGCGACCGTTGCCGCGGCGCGAAAGTCGAAGGGCAAATCGTGCCGCTGTCCACCCCGCTTGAAAACGGACAGCGCGTCGAAATCATTACCGCCAAAAAAGGGCATCCTTCCGTCAACTGGCTCTACGAAGGCTGGGTCAAATCCAGCAAGGCAATCAGCAAAATCCGCGCCTACATCCGCCAGCAAAACGCCGACACCGTGCGCGAAGAAGGCCGCGTCCAACTCGACAAGCAGCTTGCCAAACTCACGCCCAAGCCCAACCTGCAAGAGCTTGCCGAAAACCTCGGCTACAAAAAACTCGACGACCTCTACACCGCCGTCGGACAGGGCGAGATTTCCAACCGCGCCATCCAAAAAGCCTGCGGCACGCTGAACGAACCGCCGCCCGTACCCGTCAGCGAAACCACCATCGTCAAACAGTCCAAAATCAAAAAAGGCGGCAAAACGGGTGTACTCATCGATGGCGAAGACGGCTTGATGACCACGCTTGCCAAATGCTGCAAACCCGCGCCGCCCGACGATATTGTCGGCTTCGTTACCCGCGAGCGCGGTATTTCGGTACACCGCAAAACCTGCCCGTCCTTCCAACACCTCGCTGAACAAGCGCCTGAGAAAGTGCTGGACGCAAGCTGGGCGGCATTGCAGGAAGGACAAGTGTTCGCCGTCGATGTCGAAATCCGCGCCCAAGACCGCTCAGGGCTTTTGCGCGACGTATCCGATGCACTCGCCCGCCACAAACTCAACGTTACCGCCGTGCAAACCCAGTCCCGCGACTTGGAAGCCAGCATGAGGTTCACGCTCGAAGTCAAACAAGTCAACGACCTCCCGCGCGTCCTCGCCAGCCTCGGCGACGTCAAAGGCGTCTTGAGCGTCACGCGCTTGTAA